Proteins from a genomic interval of Bos mutus isolate GX-2022 chromosome 15, NWIPB_WYAK_1.1, whole genome shotgun sequence:
- the ANKRD49 gene encoding ankyrin repeat domain-containing protein 49, whose amino-acid sequence MEKEKVNDEKPDPENSLDFSEHFNQLELLETHGHLIPTGTQSLWIGNSDDDEEQDEKTEEWYQLQEKKMEKDPSKLLLWAAEKNRLTTVQRLLSERATHVNTQDEDKYTPLHRAAYSGHLDVVRELIAHGADVHAVTVDGWTPLHSACKWNNARVASFLLQHDADVNAQTKGLLTPLHLAAGNRDSKDTLELLLMNRYIKPGLKNSLEETAFDIARRTGIYHYLFEIVEGCTNCSPQS is encoded by the exons atggaaaaagaaaaagtaaatgatgAAAAACCAGACCCAGAGAACTCCTTGGACTTTTCTGAACACTTCAACCAACTTGAACTGTTGGAAACACATGGACACCTTATTCCCACTGGTACCCAAAGTCTCTGGATAGGGAATTCTGATGACGATGAAGAGcaagatgaaaaaactgaagagTGGTAtcaactgcaagaaaaaaaaatggaaaaagatccAAGCAAATTGCTTCTTTGGGCTGCTGAAAAAAAtcgg CTGACCACAGTGCAGAGACTGCTTTCAGAAAGGGCTACCCACGTGAACACTCAAGATGAAGACAAGTACACACCGCTCCACCGAGCAGCCTACAGTGGACACTTAGACGTGGTCCGGGAGCTGATTGCACACGGGGCGGATGTCCATGCGGTGACCGTGGATGGCTGGACACCCCTGCACAGTGCCTGTAAGTGGAATAATGCCAGAGTGGCTTCTTTCTTACTGCAGCATGATGCAGATGTCAATGCCCAAACGAAAGGCCTCCTGACCCCCCTACACCTTGCTGCTGGGAACAGAGACAGCAAAGACACCCTAGAGCTCCTCCTGATGAACCGCTACATCAAGCCAGGTCTGAAGAACAGCCTGGAGGAAACAGCATTTGACATCGCCAGGAGGACCGGTATCTATCACTACCTCTTTGAAATTGTGGAAGGCTGCACAAATTGTTCACCTCAGTCTTAA